One part of the Lycium ferocissimum isolate CSIRO_LF1 chromosome 8, AGI_CSIRO_Lferr_CH_V1, whole genome shotgun sequence genome encodes these proteins:
- the LOC132068542 gene encoding auxin-induced protein 6B-like, with protein sequence MSSTIKKVHIITQIVRLKQVVKRWKNRSVLSYSSSDEEPAGSNRKRTPSGSLAVYVGHERRRFVIPTRFLNLPVFISILDKAEEEFGYQHTGGLVLPCEVEFFEEMLKLLENDEQRYGVLRLDEIVMVISEVGFESCKEQAASYGFVPLVENARV encoded by the coding sequence atgtCTTCCACCATCAAGAAAGTTCACATCATTACCCAAATTGTCCGTCTCAAACAAGTAGTCAAACGTTGGAAGAACCGCTCTGTCCTCTCTTACTCCTCATCAGACGAAGAACCGGCCGGTTCGAATCGGAAACGTACACCTTCCGGTTCATTAGCGGTTTATGTAGGTCATGAACGACGCCGATTCGTTATTCCAACCCGGTTCTTGAATCTACCGGTTTTTATATCTATTCTTGATAAGGCTGAAGAGGAGTTTGGGTATCAACACACTGGTGGTTTGGTTTTGCCATGTGAAGTTGAGTTTTTTGAAGAAATGTTGAAGTTgcttgaaaatgatgaacagaGATATGGTGTTTTAAGGTTGGATGAGATTGTTATGGTGATTTCTGAAGTGGGTTTTGAATCTTGTAAAGAACAAGCTGCTTCTTATGGGTTTGTTCCTTTGGTTGAAAATGCTAGAGTTTGA
- the LOC132066390 gene encoding dolichyl-diphosphooligosaccharide--protein glycosyltransferase subunit 2-like, translated as KDLFQALRVNGLLNCELKKKTFSGIAPRLKDAVKSASSLLDYYYSVGSLVLIKGLSSDVDVHLESADSVVRAIKALSQSDGRWRYSSNNPESSTYAAGIALESLAGVISLASSEIDQSLISMVKSDISKLLDGLEKYDDGAYYFDEKLVDALGHQGPLSASSAVVRGITAFAAVSAENLNLPGDKILGLARFLLGVGVPGNAKDLYYQIEALASLENNRVSIPLILSLPTGVLSLTRKDQLKVNVNTVLGAAAPSLTIKLKQIFSSGSKDASVIDQDLKFDNKNAVHYLDALPKEIDVGSYIFTFEIVLHDSENKKIYATGGRTKVPIYGTGVIKVDNAEISVLDSDLGNVETRKKLDLAGKNSISLSANHLQKLRLSFQLTSPLGHALKPHQAFLKLRHESNVEHIFVVGNSGKQFEIILDFLGLVEKFFYLSGKYDIQLTVGDAVMENSFLQPLGSVELDLPEPPEKAARPPPQAVDPSSRFGPKAEIAHIFRAPEKKPPTNLSYAFLALVLLPFVGFLVGLLRLGVNLKNFPTASAPAISAILFHLAIAAVLSLYLLFWLKLNLFTTLKALGFLGIFLLFVGHRTLSHLANTSAKLKSA; from the exons AAAGATCTGTTCCAGGCCTTAAGAGTTAATGGGTTATTGAACTGCGAGCTTAAAAAGAAGACATTTTCA GGCATAGCACCAAGACTTAAGGATGCTGTGAAAAGTGCCAGCTCACTTCTTGACTACTACTACTCAGTTGGAAGTTTAGTTCTCATCAAG GGCCTAAGTTCTGACGTGGATGTACATCTTGAAAGTGCTGATTCAGTTGTCCGCGCCATAAAG GCTCTTAGCCAAAGTGATGGAAGGTGGCGCTATAGCTCCAACAATCCCGAGTCTAGCACTTATGCTGCAG GAATTGCACTTGAGAGCCTGGCTGGTGTCATTTCATTAGCTTCTTCTGAGATTGATCAATCTTTG ATTAGCATGGTGAAAAGTGACATATCGAAACTTCTTGATGGTCTGGAGAAATATG ATGATGGAGCCTATTACTTTGATGAAAAACTTGTTGATGCTCTTGGACATCAGGGTCCCCTCTCAGCTTCATCAGCTGTTGTGCGTGGGATTACAGCTTTTGCCGCAGTGTCTGCTGAAAATTTAAAT CTTCCAGGTGACAAAATTCTAGGTTTGGCGAGGTTTCTCCTTGGTGTTGGAGTTCCTGGAAATGCGAAGGACTTGTATTATCAAATTGAAGCATTGGCCTCCTTAGAGAACAATAG GGTCTCCATTCCATTGATTTTATCACTCCCGACCGGTGTGCTTTCATTGACTAGAAAGGACCAGCTTAAG GTAAATGTAAACACTGTTTTGGGAGCTGCTGCACCTTCTCTGACAATCAAACTCAAGCAGATTTTCAGCTCTGGTTCAAAGGATGCGTCTGTTATTGATCAG GATCTCAAATTTGACAATAAAAATGCCGTGCATTACTTAGATGCTTTGCCCAAAGAAATTGATGTTGGCAGTTATATTTTCACTTTTGAG ATTGTTCTTCATGATTCAGAGAATAAAAAGATCTATGCCACTGGAGGAAGAACAAAAGTACCCATATACGGTACAGGAGTTATTAAAGTTGATAATGCCGAGATTTCTGTTCTTGACAGTGATCTTGGGAATGTTGAAACTCGTAAAAA GCTTGATTTGGCTGGGAAGAACTCCATCTCTCTATCAGCAAACCATCTTCAAAAGCTACGGTTGTCATTTCAATTAACTTCCCCTCTTGGGCATGCTTTGAAGCCACACCAG GCTTTCCTTAAGTTGAGACATGAGAGCAACGTGGAGCATATCTTTGTGGTGGGGAATTCTGGAAAACAATTCGAAATAATACTA GATTTCCTTGGACTAGTTGAGAAGTTTTTCTATCTATCGGGTAAATATGATATTCAACTTACTGTCGGAGATGCTGTAATG GAAAACTCGTTCTTGCAACCCTTGGGTTCTGTTGAATTAGATTTGCCAGAGCCTCCAGAGAAGGCTGCTCGCCCACCTCCTCAGGCTGTTGACCCGTCTTCAAGATTTGGACCCAAGGCAGAAATAGCTCACATATTCAGGGCTCCAGAGAAAAAACCTCCTACGAACCTTTCTTATGCATTTCTGGCCCTTGTTCTTTTGCCATTCGTTGGATTTTTGGTTGGG CTTTTGAGGCTGGGTGTGAACCTGAAGAACTTCCCAACAGCATCAGCACCTGCAATATCTGCCATTCTTTTCCACCTTGCCATTGCAGCTGTTCTATCACTTTATCTTCTGTTCTGGCTGAAG TTGAATCTGTTCACAACACTGAAAGCCCTTGGATTCTTAGGGATCTTCTTACTGTTTGTTGGACACAGAACCCTTTCACATCTGGCAAACACATCTGCCAAGTTGAAATCTGCCTAA
- the LOC132068541 gene encoding F-box protein At5g07610-like isoform X1, with protein sequence MASYKCAKKSHKTATVEQEVCRIAKEIEGNDDLVTKILLFLPARPLFRFKLVSKRWMSLISDPYFSSLWSPEPSPIALILQVLSRPKDPCCISLKDEAITVIHRGVIDFVKDDPSDCVEILNSCGGLIVCHRLKQIVGKAKWINEYIVCNPTTKQFTTLPKPIMTSFDMTLAFDHSISPHYKVINVSLFHIEIYSSETNSWKQCRAQFPKPFQSPHVYGKGVFFNGAIFWTLMSLRSFYYFDIDDAEVLHSHPMPKMDIKYYFGCVDEHLYLVGSSVSEWPQLDIFELGHDYSSWSLKYRIDLHGVAGVKQTVYSTRDFFSLKFSVFSVVTRKEGNNQEPYLVFYIPGQLILVSFKDNHCSKLRKVPVYASAEMLRSFNGIKRDYHLIENPFWIGNKLSSIGL encoded by the coding sequence ATGGCTTCATATAAATGTGCCAAGAAGTCTCATAAAACCGCTACAGTTGAACAAGAAGTGTGTCGTATTGCAAAAGAAATTGAAGGCAATGATGATCTTGTAACCAAGATTCTACTCTTCCTCCCAGCAAGACCTCTGTTTAGGTTCAAACTTGTTTCCAAACGTTGGATGTCCCTCATTTCTGATCCCTATTTTTCTTCCCTTTGGAGCCCTGAACCCTCCCCAATTGCACTGATTCTACAGGTGTTGTCTCGTCCCAAAGACCCTTGTTGTATTTCCCTCAAAGATGAAGCAATAACTGTGATCCATCGTGGAGTCATTGATTTTGTCAAAGACGATCCCAGTGATTGTGTCGAAATTTTGAATTCCTGTGGTGGTTTAATTGTTTGTCACCGTCTGAAACAAATAGTAGGTAAAGCGAAATGGATCAACGAGTACATTGTCTGTAACCCAACTACAAAGCAATTTACTACTCTTCCAAAACCAATTATGACTTCATTTGACATGACTTTGGCCTTTGATCATTCAATATCTCCTCATTACAAAGTTATTAATGTTAGCCTTTTCCATATTGAGATATACTCTTCAGAGACAAACTCGTGGAAGCAATGTCGAGCTCAGTTTCCAAAACCATTTCAAAGCCCACACGTTTATGGTAAGGGAGTTTTCTTCAATGGAGCAATCTTTTGGACATTAATGTCGTTACGTagcttttattattttgatattgatgatgccGAAGTTCTTCACTCTCATCCAATGCCAAAAATGGATATAAAATACTACTTTGGATGTGTAGATGAGCATTTATATCTTGTTGGCTCCTCAGTAAGTGAGTGGCCTCAACTTGACATCTTTGAATTGGGACATGACTACTCATCTTGGAGCCTAAAGTATCGCATTGATCTTCATGGAGTTGCAGGTGTTAAACAAACGGTTTATAGTACTAgagattttttttctcttaaattttCTGTCTTTTCTGTTGTGACAAGAAAAGAAGGGAATAATCAGGAACCATATTTGGTCTTCTACATACCAGGCCAACTTATATTGGTTAGCTTTAAAGATAATCATTGCAGCAAGCTACGCAAGGTGCCAGTATATGCTTCTGCTGAGATGCTGCGATCATTCAATGGTATAAAGAGAGATTATCATCTCATTGAGAACCCATTCTGGATAGGAAATAAACTGAGTAGCATAGGCCTATAG
- the LOC132068541 gene encoding F-box protein At5g07610-like isoform X2, with translation MASYKCAKKSHKTATVEQEVCRIAKEIEGNDDLVTKILLFLPARPLFRFKLVSKRWMSLISDPYFSSLWSPEPSPIALILQVLSRPKDPCCISLKDEAITVIHRGVIDFVKDDPSDCVEILNSCGGLIVCHRLKQIVGKAKWINEYIVCNPTTKQFTTLPKPIMTSFDMTLAFDHSISPHYKVINVSLFHIEIYSSETNSWKQCRAQFPKPFQSPHVYGHDRRLKLKA, from the exons ATGGCTTCATATAAATGTGCCAAGAAGTCTCATAAAACCGCTACAGTTGAACAAGAAGTGTGTCGTATTGCAAAAGAAATTGAAGGCAATGATGATCTTGTAACCAAGATTCTACTCTTCCTCCCAGCAAGACCTCTGTTTAGGTTCAAACTTGTTTCCAAACGTTGGATGTCCCTCATTTCTGATCCCTATTTTTCTTCCCTTTGGAGCCCTGAACCCTCCCCAATTGCACTGATTCTACAGGTGTTGTCTCGTCCCAAAGACCCTTGTTGTATTTCCCTCAAAGATGAAGCAATAACTGTGATCCATCGTGGAGTCATTGATTTTGTCAAAGACGATCCCAGTGATTGTGTCGAAATTTTGAATTCCTGTGGTGGTTTAATTGTTTGTCACCGTCTGAAACAAATAGTAGGTAAAGCGAAATGGATCAACGAGTACATTGTCTGTAACCCAACTACAAAGCAATTTACTACTCTTCCAAAACCAATTATGACTTCATTTGACATGACTTTGGCCTTTGATCATTCAATATCTCCTCATTACAAAGTTATTAATGTTAGCCTTTTCCATATTGAGATATACTCTTCAGAGACAAACTCGTGGAAGCAATGTCGAGCTCAGTTTCCAAAACCATTTCAAAGCCCACACGTTTATG GTCACGATAGAAGGTTGAAACTCAAGGCTTGA